ATGAAAAGTAGGTTGGGAAATTTAATGAGGCTccatacataaatattttttctcttcCAACACGCGATTATAGAAACACGACAGCTTTTTATTTTGGGGTAATGGGATTTAGGagtgtaagtatatttttaacgtGAGGTTAATTTTTTAGCGGCGCACCTACCTTTGAACAAAGATTTTTATTACGTAaattaggtaaataggtacttacttactaaaccactaatattataaatgccaaagtttgtctatctgtctgtttgtctctaACTCTCTatcttttcaaggcccatccgtttgaccGGTTTTGACgatacttggtacagagatagcttacttTGCATCCCAAGGCCggataataggctactttttgttctgaaaaatcaaagaattccaacGGAATTCTTAAGAAACCTTACTCCCCATGATTGAATTTTTTGTTCGAAGATAGCTTGCAACCTTGAAACGAACTtaagctacattttatcccaggaaatctaAGCCCTAAGAGTTcgcacggaatttaaaaaaatcctatatgacgcggatgaagtcgcgagcatcatctatttattgtctaatacctactctttatagaGTCCACAAGTTTTAACTCTCAAGTAAAAACTCACTATAACAGTACTTCGACACCTTTGATCttgtggtaaatgacgaccTTTCAACATAGGACCCTAACCTACGAAAGctatattatctactcgtgtgggcTGGCTATAGTTAGGATCGCTCGTTCGTCCCGCACGATCGCTTTATCTGAACAGCTTCGTCGAACCTGTACTTATGTAATCTCCTTATCTATGTTATAACCATAAACCTTTTCGGTACTTCCAGAACGATGTGGTCCAGTCATTGGCGGCGGTACGGGCCCGGAGTCGGAGCCCCCGCAGCCCCTCGTCACGCGGGAGCCCACGGTCTCGCTCATGCGCTGGGAGAAGCCGGCGGCCACGGAGCGGCGGCGCACGGAGCCGGTGTCGCTCGCTACCCTGGAGAGAGACTGCTTCGTGATCCCCGCGCATGCGCTGAACCGGTTCTTGCCTGATGGTGTGCCAGTAAGTAACACTTTACACTCAAATGTCTTATCATAAAgcctagaagtaggtacctgtaaGGTGTACCTAGATCCAGACTTGTAATCATGTGAACTCACTCTCcctctatgtttttttttaaatatagggtATATTTCCTCCTCTACACTAAAAGCAAATTTTCTATTGACTACAATTCCACCAGGACTCatagtcaaataatttaatgatGAATCATATTtgcttacataaaataaataaggtctatataaaacaagaaaaataattttggtTTTTATTCTTTTTCAGCTGCCAGTCCCTCCGCCAACACCAGAAAAGGGGATGCACACAAAAACTGCCCAAAACTCCCTCAGCGTCCTCGAAGTGGCTGATCCGAAGCTTTGCATCCTGGCGCACCTGATGAGTCCCTTAGAGCCCATAGAGCCTATCCTAGAATCTCCACTTGCCAAACCTATCATGAAACAGAAAACTGCCGCTGGGGAGCTACTGAACGATGTGGCGCACGCGAACACCGCTGTCGGAGGAATGCTGTTGGCCAATATGGAGAAGAACGCAGAATTCCCGTTCATATCGTACTATGTGATAAACACAACGCAAACTGATCCGTTGctgttctataataatatgagaagTGCCTCACTGTCGAAATTCGATCCAAAAACAATTAGGTATTCAGCTGCTCACACTTTGGATTTGTATAGTGAAGTGGCAATGATATGCCGACCGCCTTTCAGTGATCTAGCTGGTGGACCAAAGAAGTCACTCACGCCTACCACAGGTTTTATCATTAGTGTTTATAAGGTGAATtatgttttactagcttatgctcgcgacttcgtccgcgaggactacacaaatttcaaacccctatttcacccccttagaagttgaattttcaaaaatcctttcttagcggatgcctacagcctacgtcataatagctaggtatctgcatgccaaatttcagcccgatccgtctagtagtttgagctgtgcgttgatagatcagtcagtcagtcagtcaccttttctttttatatgtttagatttttacaaaacttttTACACCTATGGACCTCAATCTGCCTGTTTTAATTAAGTGCACTCAGCACTACCTTGTTGTTTAGCTAAGAATGTCGCCgcctcgcttcgctcgccacTTTCCCCCTTCGCTCAACACAGCCGGGTTTCATTAGGGACTACTTTAGAGTAGGAGCCAGGAGGGCGAACAGACTGTATGAAGTCAGGGTGATCAGATTTAAggaatatatttatttcattaaaatcagtttGGTTATGGAGCTTTTAAAAGCTAATATAACTTGCCGTCTACGGATATCACttgtagaatatttttttcttacctTATCACTATGGTGTACTTATCAGGATACTTATTGCTTTTTAAAGGCCACTTGCCGTCTAGTTctagactattttttttttcaattttctagattagaaaatcttacgtcaataCTTTTCAGGTGTTCGAGGGCGACGACGGGGAACGTTTCGAAAGAAACTGGCTGTACTGGACGGGAGCCAGGATGCTGTACCGCCACCTTCCCCACTCGGTGGGCATGAGGAAGATCGCCTTACACAAGTCAGTCGCGTCCCACGGCGACAAGATGTACTTGTTGGTCTGTGAGTGTGCCAACTTGCTGGACGACTTGTCGGGAGCCGCCATGTTGATTACCGCGTTGCGAGCGAGGTTGTGCGGTTACACGGGGCTTTATAGACCTATTCAGACTTTCTAGTAGAGGGGGTTCCCGTAGGGGCCTTCTTGTAACATGAGTCTAATATAAAAAGCGTTTAACTAGGACCACTAAAACAAATTGACAAATTTTGCGCTTACTGCGCTCGAGCAGTCTTTTGATCTTGTTGTGTCCCTTTTATAATAACGTAGGTAAGatattttcatattagtatGAACATACAAAAGTAGAgggtatttttttgttaattttatacttcattaacaaaaaaatatcctaatggtcatattaatattaatatttttttaagaatcataATAATACCACCCTTTTGCTATCTTAAAGAGCCTCCTTTTAGATAGATAAATGTCTGAACTGGATAGATCtaaagctggagattgacttgtaaTATTTTAGTGTAATGTATCGAGTTTTTGTAAAGACTAACTTGTAACGTTAGCTTGTAATGTAACATTCGCGAGCGCCGTGTGCTCCACTCGTTTATAAGTGTTTTTCGCGAATTCCCTTTGAGTGTTACAAGACAATGCAGGTCGCGTCATCGCGAGAGCAAAATGCCGTAAAAAGCACTAAACTTGAGCCAAGCGCTCATTTACAAACACACGCTACTAGTCAGTCTGTGTCGCCGTATTGTAACAAGATCGCCTCGAATGGTAGTAagtacattacaaacaaacggttAAATATTAGAATCCTCCAGCTTAAATATTAGAATGTAAATAAAGATGTGAACTAGTTATAAATCTTACTTACGAGTATtgtgatgaaaataaaatagttaaacactttTTATATTTGAATGTATGAATAGTTAACGCCATGGTAGGTCTGagaatttgtattttgtaggtTTAAGGAAGCACCAGATAGGTATAAAGTAATTAACAAAATAGATTCGACCTGGCATTGACGAGCTTCAGATATGGAAGTGATTTGTGCAATATTATAGATTCGCTAAATAGTCGATAGATATTTGTAATTTCtcttagatacctacaataactCTTCGGAAAAAATCATACTGTACAAATTTTGCTGTTGATTGTTTTGCGTTGTTTTTATTGGTACGGCTCCGCTATCGAGATATGGCAAATGATTAGAGTTCGGGCAAATTTTACGGTAGTTCAACATTCAACAAAAGAAAATACACACTATTCGGAATACGGCGAATGTTTTATGTTTGGAGAATTTAAGTTTGGCAAGTCAGCCGGCTGGCAGAGCGACATTCTTTGACAGCGAATAGTCCTGTATAACGAATAGTgcctattacatattatatcct
The Maniola hyperantus chromosome 11, iAphHyp1.2, whole genome shotgun sequence DNA segment above includes these coding regions:
- the LOC117986225 gene encoding uncharacterized protein isoform X2, with amino-acid sequence MNLMFRKNFTTEKTVSTSSGGGKAKGALGAGRNAKRRAGERYSCMEEHHYRTHLFFSAPRASAQYNDGSERCGPVIGGGTGPESEPPQPLVTREPTVSLMRWEKPAATERRRTEPVSLATLERDCFVIPAHALNRFLPDGVPLPVPPPTPEKGMHTKTAQNSLSVLEVADPKLCILAHLMSPLEPIEPILESPLAKPIMKQKTAAGELLNDVAHANTAVGGMLLANMEKNAEFPFISYYVINTTQTDPLLFYNNMRSASLSKFDPKTIRYSAAHTLDLYSEVAMICRPPFSDLAGGPKKSLTPTTGFIISVYKVFEGDDGERFERNWLYWTGARMLYRHLPHSVGMRKIALHKSVASHGDKMYLLVCECANLLDDLSGAAMLITALRARLCGYTGLYRPIQTF
- the LOC117986225 gene encoding uncharacterized protein isoform X1 — encoded protein: MNLMFRKNFTTEKTVSTSSGGGKAKGALGAGRNAKRRAGERYSCMEEHHYRTHLFFSAPRASAQYNDGSGNSGKRCGPVIGGGTGPESEPPQPLVTREPTVSLMRWEKPAATERRRTEPVSLATLERDCFVIPAHALNRFLPDGVPLPVPPPTPEKGMHTKTAQNSLSVLEVADPKLCILAHLMSPLEPIEPILESPLAKPIMKQKTAAGELLNDVAHANTAVGGMLLANMEKNAEFPFISYYVINTTQTDPLLFYNNMRSASLSKFDPKTIRYSAAHTLDLYSEVAMICRPPFSDLAGGPKKSLTPTTGFIISVYKVFEGDDGERFERNWLYWTGARMLYRHLPHSVGMRKIALHKSVASHGDKMYLLVCECANLLDDLSGAAMLITALRARLCGYTGLYRPIQTF
- the LOC117986225 gene encoding uncharacterized protein isoform X3, which codes for MNLMFRKNFTTEKTVSTSSGGGKAKGALGAGRNAKRRAGERYSCMEEHHYRTHLFFSAPRASAQYNDGSGNSGKRCGPVIGGGTGPESEPPQPLVTREPTVSLMRWEKPAATERRRTEPVSLATLERDCFVIPAHALNRFLPDGVPLPVPPPTPEKGMHTKTAQNSLSVLEVADPKLCILAHLMSPLEPIEPILESPLAKPIMKQKTAAGELLNDVAHANTAVGGMLLANMEKNAEFPFISYYVINTTQTDPLLFYNNMRSASLSKFDPKTIRYSAAHTLDLYSEVAMICRPPFSDLAGGPKKSLTPTTGVRGRRRGTFRKKLAVLDGSQDAVPPPSPLGGHEEDRLTQVSRVPRRQDVLVGL